A genome region from Anastrepha ludens isolate Willacy chromosome 3, idAnaLude1.1, whole genome shotgun sequence includes the following:
- the LOC128856535 gene encoding uncharacterized protein LOC128856535, whose translation MRILRSQYLKYNAQQGLDASTATKTTGTLTAQTRQDVKSIQTLTQTTHTTVCSSSILPLEDNLKATLVGRNSSIPFNNATELTPVFQTSLSAIEKDKNGNYLDGSGGSLSIKQRRRTVACASGDELLKEQVLKGLKIRLINTPCDRYTRINVVVRFYDEGAIWYTQFYRGYQNVLWLKIPRENGHKKQRWYFKCEVCQKKLCSFSTLKSHLNIHMGFFPHRCEECPKQYSARSTLLRHKKTKHVDVV comes from the exons ATGCGA ATTTTACGTTCACAGTATCTGAAATATAACGCACAGCAGGGACTGGATGCCTCAACTGCGACTAAAACTACAGGAACG CTAACTGCTCAGACAAGACAAGATGTGAAATCTATACAAACACTTACACAGACAACGCACACAACAGTGTGCAGCAGTTCGATACTACCACTGGAGGATAATTTGAAAGCAACGCTTGTAGGACGCAATTCCAGTATTCCATTTAATAACGCAACGGAGTTGACACCGGTTTTTCAAACGTCTTTGTCGGCTATTGAAAAGGATAAAAACGGCAATTACCTAGATGGATCTGGAGGGTCATTATCTATAAAGCAACGACGTCGGACGGTTGCTTGTGCCAGTGGTGATGAGCTTTTAAAAGAACAGGTGTTAAAAGGATTAAAAATTAGATTGATTAACACACCTTGCGATCGATATACGCGCATTAATGTAGTCGTAAGATTCTATGATGAAGGTGCTATATGGTATACACAATTCTATCGTGGTTATCAGAATGTTTTGTGGTTGAAAATACCACGTGAAAATGGCCACAAAAAGCAGCGGTGGTATTTTAAGTGTGAGGTTTGCCAGAAAAAGTTGTGCTCTTTTTCTACGCTAAAGTCGCATCTTAATATACACATGGGCTTTTTTCCACATCGCTGTGAAGAGTGTCCTAAACAATACTCCGCCAGGAGTACATTACTGCGacataagaaaacaaaacacgTAGATGTAGTTTAG
- the LOC128858181 gene encoding transcription initiation factor TFIID subunit 12-like, producing the protein MTTTISKHDLQLQQQLQLQQQHQQQQQQQQVLLLHQQEHPQQQLHVHYTDQQQTPQQQQLSSILSKPTTNKSLLFNITVSSLVDNTINIYDLDAATLAVTAVPAAPANTTMTTTTVEAKTTTHLDSATAIIQIDSINNNNPTSLSALATATTPTNNNGTVIIASDSTDSEPKTQKRRSLLNFKSFDFHIKSLYSGLRNGNKHSHSQSSSLGGGGGGGSGGSRSGGGGIRIDGTTDNANGSGLLADTPPGNRGGTTVNNRMPPYLKIESVDAEEAENLLLDYPQSPYSSRRNSSHEDDNRSSSQLLHINRYDMCSRSQASSPSPYYLSPYAVDSGNMRRSSTSDIMSCKRSGTSSTSDSRRPSTSDLLRKARERRGSEARMGRSVSHSGLPRGGPRLGSGGGGGGGRRTSMAF; encoded by the coding sequence atgacaacaacaataagcaaACATGATTTACAACTACAACAGCAGTTGCAGCTGCAACAacagcatcaacaacaacaacaacaacagcaagtgtTACTACTACATCAGCAAGAGCATCCACAGCAGCAGCTGCATGTGCATTATACAGACCAACAACAaacaccacaacaacaacagctttcTTCAATTTTATCAAAACCTACAACCAATAAAAGTTTGTTATTCAATATTACCGTTAGTAGTTTAGTAGATAACACCATAAATATTTACGATTTAGACGCCGCGACGTTAGCAGTGACAGCAGTGCCAGCAGCGCCAGCAAACACcacaatgacaacaacaacagtagaaGCAAAAACAACTACTCACTTAGATAGTGCAACCGCAATTATACAAATAGATTcgataaacaacaacaacccaacTAGTTTAAGTGCCCTCGCAACGGCCACAACGCCGACCAACAACAACGGTACGGTGATAATCGCCAGCGACTCGACCGATTCAGAGCCAAAAACTCAAAAGCGTCGCTCCCTACTCAACTTCAAATCCTTCGATTTCCACATCAAATCGCTTTACTCGGGCTTGCGTAACGGTAATAAACACTCGCACTCACAATCATCTTCGCTTGGTGGCGGCGGCGGTGGCGGTAGTGGCGGTAGCAGAAGCGGTGGAGGGGGGATACGCATTGACGGCACTACGGATAATGCCAATGGCAGCGGTCTACTCGCCGACACACCGCCCGGTAACCGAGGTGGCACCACTGTCAACAATCGTATGCCACCCTATCTCAAGATCGAATCGGTCGATGCTGAAGAAGCGGAAAATCTGCTGCTCGACTATCCACAATCACCATACTCGTCGCGTCGTAATAGCTCACACGAAGACGATAATCGCTCTAGCTCGCAGCTGTTGCACATCAATCGCTACGATATGTGTTCGCGTTCGCAAGCCAGCTCGCCGTCGCCGTACTACCTGTCGCCGTATGCCGTCGATTCAGGCAACATGCGACGCTCCTCTACGTCGGACATTATGTCGTGCAAGCGCAGCGGTACGTCCAGCACGAGCGATAGCCGCCGGCCGAGCACGAGCGATCTGCTGCGGAAAGCGCGTGAACGGCGTGGTAGTGAGGCGCGAATGGGTCGCAGCGTTTCGCATAGTGGACTGCCGCGGGGTGGGCCGCGATTAGGGTCgggtggcggcggcggcggtggtCGGCGTACGAGTATGGCATTTTAA
- the LOC128858179 gene encoding voltage-gated potassium channel subunit beta-2-like codes for MPIATKAATKQYTQLQQQQQQTANTMTAPDDNNTTTHASSSSHNTTTTTNATANNPHAHAAVASAAANLNNSSAANLSGGISSLPPLQPPPPPPPALSSGNLSILNGSIGIASAHAHASHTYGHAPSAVMASATAAAAFAANANSNSTMHGNNYSMPTYANITVIPSNAAALAATNVQATNSVNANAPIAVFMGGLAGGAAAATSAGRGGGGAIGVGNTNDNNNNMDNTSEESNAVTIYRCRAPIASLDCMEEFSGTGGHLDFGRSISLGSNPALPLRHGSTPTPGLRYKNLGKSGLRVSNVGLGTWPVFSPGVSDEQAEAILRLAIESGINLFDISEAHSETEIGKILQRTGWKRTAYVITTKVYWSTKSEERGLSRKHIIECVKASLQRLQLQYIDIVIIHKADAMCPMEEVVRAMNYVIQQGWAMYWGTARWSQVEIMEAYTNCRQFNCITPIVEQSEYHMFCREKCELYLPEMYNKIGVGLMAWGPLSMALADTQNGEKLFLPKGSFKTKSQSYSWTEDEINRNAALSPQGSWSKDRVDEGRRHCDRLRDLAALAEKLGCSPTQLSIAWSLKHEPVQCLLLGATSAEQLHQSLQSLQLLPRLSTSVMMELERILENKPVRPPMISTLALR; via the exons ATGCCAATAGCAACCAAAGCCGCCACAAAGCAATATACACagttgcaacaacagcaacaacaaaccgCAAACACCATGACCGCGCCTGATGACAACAACACAACAACGCATGCTAGCAGCAGCAGCCACAATACCACCACAACCACAAATGCAACAGCAAACAATCCACACGCTCACGCTGCCGTCGCCTCTGCCGCGGCTAACCTCAACAACAGCAGCGCTGCCAATTTGAGTGGCGGCATTTCATCGCTACCGCCGCTACAACCGCCACCACCTCCACCGCCTGCGCTTAGCAGCGGCAACCTGAGCATACTGAATGGTAGCATTGGCATTGCCAGCGCTCACGCCCATGCGTCGCACACTTACGGCCATGCACCGAGCGCTGTCATGGCTAGTGCCACCGCCGCCGCCGCTTTCGCCGCCAATGCCAACTCGAACTCTACCATGCACGGCAACAACTATAGCATGCCAACATACGCGAATATTACTGTTATTCCCTCGAATGCAGCTGCCCTCGCCGCCACCAACGTCCAGGCAACGAATTCTGTCAATGCCAATGCACCCATCGCCGTTTTTATGGGTGGTTTGGCAGGCGGGGCGGCAGCAGCAACGAGTGCTGGTAGAGGTGGTGGCGGTGCTATTGGTGTTGGCAATAccaatgacaacaacaacaatatggaTAACACAAGCGAAGAATCGAATGCGGTGACAATTTACAG GTGCCGGGCCCCAATAGCGTCACTTGACTGCATGGAGGAGTTCAGTGGTACGGGAGGTCATCTTGATTTCG GCCGTTCGATAAGTTTGGGCTCGAATCCGGCACTGCCGCTGCGACATGGCTCCACACCAACGCCCGGCTTGCGCTACAAGAATCTTGGAAAGAGCGGCTTGCGCGTCTCCAATGTCGGTCTGGGCACGTGGCCCGTCTTTTCGCCCGGCGTTAGTGACGAACAAGCCGAGGCCATATTGCGTTTGGCCATCGAGAGTGGCATTAATTTGTTTGATATCTCTGAGGCGCATTCAGAGACGGAAATTGGAAAGATTTTGCAGCGCACCGGTTGGAAGAGGACCGCATATGTGATTACCACAAAAGTCTACTGGAGCACTAA ATCCGAGGAACGTGGCCTTTCACGCAAGCACATTATCGAATGTGTCAAGGCTAGTTTGCAACGCTTGCAATTACAATATATAGATATTGTGATTATACACAAGGCTGACGCTATGTGCCCTATGGAAG AAGTTGTACGCGCCATGAACTACGTCATACAACAAGGCTGGGCTATGTATTGGGGCACCGCACGTTGGTCACAAGTCGAAATTATGGAAGCCTACACTAACTGCCGGCAGTTCAACTGTATTACACCCATAGTCGAGCAATCCGAGTATCATATGTTTTGTCGTGAAAAATGTGAACTTTATTTACCCGAAATGTATAACAAAATTGGCGTGGGCCTGATGGCTTGGGGTCCGCTTTCGATGGCATTGGCCGATACGCAAAATGGTGAAAAGCTCTTCTTGCCAAAGGGATCATTCAAGACGAAAAGCCAAAGTTACTCGTGGACAGAGGACGAAATAAACCGAAAT GCGGCCTTATCGCCACAAGGCAGCTGGAGTAAAGACCGCGTAGATGAGGGACGCCGACATTGtgaccgtttacgcgatttggCAGCGCTGGCCGAGAAATTGGGTTGCAGCCCAACACAGCTCTCCATTGCTTGGTCACTAAAACATGAGCCGGTACAATGCCTGCTTTTAGGCGCAACTTCGGCGGAACAATTGCATCAGAGTTTGCAATCCTTGCAA CTACTGCCACGTCTCTCAACCAGCGTCATGATGGAGCTGGAGCGCATATTAGAAAACAAACCGGTGCGGCCGCCAATGATATCGACGCTCGCACTTCGGTGA